One segment of Agromyces albus DNA contains the following:
- a CDS encoding COX15/CtaA family protein — MNRLSEWLPDRLDGKVRLVAWLSFIAETMIIATGGAVRLTGSGLGCPTWPTCTADSLVPTEELDYHSLIEFGNRMMTGVVGIIALVLFVLVWRIRAERRDLFTLAFIVGAGVVAQAIVGGITVWTGLNPFIVGFHYVSSLVLVCVSAAFIARMDQSPGPRERAVPGWYAGLTHATSAVLVITIVFGVLTTGSGPHSGDTDAGRTGFDSELLEHVHAWPGYALLALTLALAAAAWQLRLPTLRWALALLAVELVQVTIGLIQARSGLPPLLVGVHMVLAALTAAAMTVVVLRIKRPVGTPQSQSETPAAASAR, encoded by the coding sequence GTGAATCGGCTCAGCGAGTGGCTGCCAGATCGACTCGACGGCAAGGTCCGCCTCGTGGCATGGCTCTCGTTCATCGCCGAGACGATGATCATCGCCACCGGCGGCGCCGTGCGGCTGACCGGTTCGGGCCTCGGCTGCCCCACCTGGCCGACGTGCACGGCCGACTCGCTCGTGCCCACCGAAGAGCTCGACTACCACAGCCTCATCGAGTTCGGGAACCGCATGATGACGGGCGTCGTCGGCATCATCGCCCTCGTGCTCTTCGTGCTCGTCTGGCGCATCCGCGCCGAGCGGCGCGACCTCTTCACTCTCGCGTTCATCGTCGGCGCCGGGGTCGTCGCCCAGGCGATCGTCGGCGGCATCACCGTGTGGACGGGCCTCAACCCGTTCATCGTGGGCTTCCACTACGTCTCCTCGCTCGTGCTCGTGTGCGTCTCGGCCGCGTTCATCGCCCGCATGGACCAGTCCCCCGGGCCGCGCGAACGTGCCGTGCCGGGTTGGTACGCCGGGCTCACGCACGCGACGAGCGCGGTGCTCGTGATCACGATCGTCTTCGGCGTGCTCACCACCGGCTCCGGGCCCCACTCCGGCGACACGGATGCCGGTCGCACCGGATTCGACTCCGAGCTCCTCGAGCATGTGCACGCCTGGCCCGGCTATGCGCTCCTCGCCCTCACGCTCGCACTCGCCGCCGCAGCGTGGCAACTTCGCCTGCCGACGCTGCGCTGGGCGCTCGCGCTCCTCGCGGTCGAGCTCGTGCAGGTGACAATCGGACTCATCCAGGCCCGCTCGGGCCTGCCGCCCCTGCTCGTCGGCGTCCACATGGTGCTCGCCGCCCTCACGGCCGCCGCGATGACGGTGGTCGTGCTGCGGATCAAGCGTCCCGTGGGCACGCCGCAGTCGCAGTCGGAGACGCCGGCCGCGGCATCCGCTCGCTGA
- a CDS encoding gamma carbonic anhydrase family protein, giving the protein MRIEHRGGRPQVDPSAYVAPTAVLSGAVTVGPGARILHGAVLTAEDGEVRIGARVVIMEHALIRGRATHPAVVGDDVMIGPHTHVNGAIVESEAFIATGASLFPGAVVGTGAEVRINGVVQVNSRVEPGSVVPIGWIAVGNPATILPPERHEEIWAIQRGLDFTGTVYGTPAPSGMREIMRRQSEYYGAHTNDVVLDAGESSNGT; this is encoded by the coding sequence ATGCGCATCGAACACCGAGGCGGCCGACCGCAGGTCGACCCGTCCGCGTACGTCGCGCCCACGGCGGTGCTCTCGGGGGCCGTGACGGTCGGGCCTGGCGCGCGCATCCTGCACGGAGCCGTGCTCACCGCCGAGGACGGCGAAGTGCGGATCGGTGCGCGTGTCGTCATCATGGAGCACGCGCTCATCCGTGGCCGAGCGACGCATCCTGCCGTGGTCGGCGACGACGTCATGATCGGCCCGCACACGCACGTCAATGGCGCGATCGTCGAATCGGAGGCGTTCATCGCGACCGGAGCTTCGCTCTTCCCCGGCGCGGTCGTCGGAACCGGCGCCGAGGTCCGGATCAACGGCGTCGTGCAGGTCAACAGCCGTGTCGAGCCCGGATCGGTCGTCCCGATCGGGTGGATCGCCGTGGGCAACCCCGCCACCATCCTGCCTCCGGAGCGCCACGAAGAGATCTGGGCGATCCAGCGCGGTCTCGACTTCACGGGCACCGTCTACGGCACTCCGGCGCCCTCGGGCATGCGCGAGATCATGCGGCGGCAGTCCGAGTACTACGGGGCGCACACCAATGACGTGGTGCTCGACGCGGGCGAGTCGTCCAACGGCACCTGA
- a CDS encoding helix-turn-helix transcriptional regulator, whose amino-acid sequence MAVPSEPLDSVFIGRERELGSIRSLLHRAAGGEAQALVVSGDAGVGKTALVARACATLPDAFTLVGTCLPLTSMSIPLLPIRSALRGFGRPEPAPPDSVDTGEERDYAVHFDAWLDELCELQHVTFVIDDLQWADRSTLDTLMYVLAGPVRRRLALVATIRREEVGAGHPLQRWLADVRRLPRVTELDLDPLGRPETGQQISALLGASAHQSLIEDVHRRTRGNPYFNRLIVAGLFPNARNVSETFPSDLRSAVLQSWYRLPAPTRELATVLAVGGAAMHADELARVVGTTEVDEVRDRLHAAVDAGTLDLQADGAFWFHHPMNVEVLEAVLAQDERRVWHVRFAELLEARFTSGSTDLETVVAIADHRYRAGDARAGYDWALVASEAIGVSGGAAERLRLLRRAVTLRPELTDVAVSLDDLLRRLRSAAAEVGAHADELDAVEQLLDRTDRATSPLVASELLVRRMHLRFSMGLSFIDQAEMREAVRLSQVAPSSSEYALALAELAHAELWHDSPDAHEHARRALEVARASGDTRALAYALGANAMGAAQAGDGARAAAFAREGIDCAMRVRDWWACTHAVLWEGNALDMRGAEGFAELLRRRREQMETHGAPHAYLAWVSASEAAGRMDVGSWRECEECLRLVLGSDPGPLADVSARLTAARLATWQGRQSEAENHLQRADELIVAGSQFLAFEFATVRAEVRLGAGDPAGAFRAALAGASTEGIAPTMCEWLMPLAARALADQVQAARDEGRAAAEVHDELDALVARFPHVIRDIGPSTELWEHQIVALDAMYVAERFRARSDPRQAEAWVTAVTECARGNLLWEEAYSTWRAAEALLGGLRDRSRGAAMLRDGLALAGRLCARPVEEELRELATRARIATAEPVAASSVEPAALHGFTAREREILDLVAVGRTYSEIARALTISEKTVSSHVSHLLAKTGTANRVELAGLVHRIARNR is encoded by the coding sequence GTGGCCGTGCCATCCGAGCCGTTGGACTCGGTATTCATCGGACGCGAACGGGAGCTCGGCAGCATCCGATCGCTGCTTCATCGCGCGGCGGGTGGGGAAGCGCAGGCGCTGGTCGTCTCCGGTGACGCGGGCGTCGGGAAGACCGCGCTCGTCGCGCGGGCCTGCGCGACGCTCCCGGACGCCTTCACTCTTGTCGGCACATGCCTGCCGCTGACGTCGATGTCCATACCGCTGCTTCCGATCCGTTCAGCCCTGCGCGGCTTCGGCCGCCCTGAGCCGGCACCGCCCGACTCGGTCGACACAGGAGAGGAGCGCGACTACGCCGTGCACTTCGACGCGTGGCTGGATGAGCTGTGCGAGCTCCAACACGTGACCTTCGTCATCGACGATCTCCAATGGGCAGATCGCAGCACGCTCGACACGCTCATGTACGTGTTGGCGGGCCCGGTGCGTCGGCGTCTCGCACTGGTGGCGACGATCCGTCGCGAAGAGGTCGGCGCGGGCCACCCGCTGCAGCGTTGGCTCGCGGACGTCCGTCGACTGCCCCGCGTCACCGAACTCGACCTCGATCCACTCGGCCGCCCGGAGACGGGGCAGCAGATCAGCGCATTGCTCGGCGCATCGGCGCATCAATCACTCATCGAGGATGTACACCGCCGAACGAGAGGGAACCCGTACTTCAACCGGCTGATCGTCGCTGGGCTCTTCCCGAACGCGCGGAACGTGTCGGAGACGTTCCCTTCGGACCTCAGATCTGCGGTCCTGCAGTCCTGGTACCGCCTTCCCGCTCCCACCCGGGAACTTGCGACGGTCCTGGCGGTCGGTGGCGCCGCCATGCACGCTGACGAGCTGGCCCGGGTCGTGGGCACGACCGAGGTCGACGAAGTCAGGGATCGGCTCCACGCCGCGGTGGACGCGGGGACTCTCGACCTGCAAGCCGACGGCGCGTTCTGGTTCCACCACCCGATGAACGTGGAGGTGCTGGAGGCCGTGCTCGCCCAGGACGAACGACGCGTGTGGCACGTGAGATTCGCGGAGCTACTCGAGGCTCGATTCACGAGCGGTTCGACCGACTTGGAGACCGTCGTGGCCATCGCGGACCACCGCTACCGCGCGGGCGACGCCCGCGCAGGGTATGACTGGGCACTCGTCGCGTCCGAGGCGATCGGCGTTTCAGGCGGCGCCGCCGAACGCCTCCGTCTGCTGCGGCGCGCCGTCACGCTGCGCCCAGAGCTGACGGACGTCGCGGTATCGCTCGACGACCTGCTTCGGAGACTTCGCTCGGCGGCCGCAGAAGTCGGCGCACATGCCGACGAATTGGACGCCGTCGAGCAGCTCCTCGACCGTACCGATCGGGCGACATCGCCGCTCGTCGCGTCCGAGCTCCTCGTGCGTCGCATGCACCTTCGCTTCTCGATGGGACTCTCGTTCATCGATCAAGCGGAGATGCGGGAGGCCGTTCGGCTCTCGCAGGTTGCGCCGTCGAGTTCCGAGTACGCACTTGCGTTGGCCGAGCTCGCACACGCCGAGTTGTGGCACGACAGCCCGGACGCGCATGAACACGCTCGCCGCGCTCTCGAGGTGGCACGTGCGTCAGGCGACACTCGTGCGCTCGCCTATGCACTCGGCGCGAACGCGATGGGCGCCGCTCAGGCGGGCGACGGCGCGAGGGCGGCGGCGTTCGCACGAGAGGGGATCGACTGCGCCATGCGCGTTCGCGACTGGTGGGCCTGCACGCACGCGGTGTTATGGGAGGGCAACGCACTGGACATGCGAGGTGCCGAGGGGTTCGCCGAGCTCCTCCGCCGGCGTCGAGAGCAGATGGAGACGCACGGCGCGCCGCATGCCTACCTCGCCTGGGTCTCCGCGAGCGAGGCCGCGGGCCGGATGGATGTCGGCTCGTGGCGAGAGTGCGAGGAATGCCTCCGGCTCGTGCTCGGCTCCGACCCGGGACCGTTGGCTGACGTGAGCGCGAGGCTGACGGCCGCCCGCCTCGCCACGTGGCAGGGACGCCAGAGCGAAGCGGAGAACCACCTCCAACGAGCCGACGAACTGATCGTGGCGGGCTCGCAGTTCCTCGCGTTCGAGTTCGCCACCGTGCGCGCGGAGGTGCGACTCGGCGCCGGCGACCCGGCGGGTGCGTTCCGCGCGGCGCTCGCTGGGGCATCGACCGAGGGGATCGCGCCGACGATGTGCGAATGGCTCATGCCGCTCGCGGCACGAGCGCTCGCCGACCAGGTGCAAGCCGCACGAGACGAAGGTCGTGCGGCGGCGGAGGTTCACGACGAGCTGGATGCACTCGTTGCGCGCTTCCCCCACGTGATCAGGGACATCGGACCGTCGACGGAACTGTGGGAGCACCAGATCGTCGCGCTCGACGCCATGTACGTGGCTGAGCGATTCCGCGCCCGCAGCGACCCCCGTCAAGCAGAGGCGTGGGTCACAGCAGTGACGGAGTGCGCGAGGGGCAACCTGCTCTGGGAGGAGGCGTACTCGACTTGGAGAGCGGCCGAGGCGCTCCTCGGTGGCCTACGTGATCGGTCGCGCGGCGCCGCGATGCTCCGCGACGGCCTCGCCCTCGCGGGGCGCCTGTGCGCCCGGCCGGTGGAGGAGGAATTGAGGGAGCTCGCGACCAGGGCGCGCATCGCTACAGCCGAGCCGGTCGCCGCGTCGTCGGTGGAGCCCGCGGCGTTGCACGGGTTCACCGCTCGGGAACGCGAGATCCTCGACCTCGTTGCCGTCGGTCGCACATATTCCGAGATTGCTCGCGCGTTGACGATCAGCGAGAAGACGGTGAGCTCCCACGTATCGCACCTGCTCGCGAAGACCGGCACCGCGAACCGGGTTGAGCTCGCCGGTCTCGTGCATCGAATCGCCCGGAACCGCTGA
- a CDS encoding heme o synthase — protein MQATVDTRGARPAMTARRKLAAYLALTKPRVIELLLVVTAPTMILAQQGLPDLWLLVATLIGGAMSAGSAGAFNCYIDRDIDRLMKRTRGRPLVTGELSDREALVFAYALGAASIAWLWLFTNWLAAVLSLGAILLYVVFYSLILKRRTSQNIVWGGVAGCMPVLIGWAAVTGSLDWAPFILFLIIFLWTPPHYWPLSMKYKDDYAAAGVPMLAVVRGRAQVGLQVILYAWATVACSLLLIPIAGMGLVYSTVAVVTGVWFISETHRLYSLAIRHEQVSPMRVFHGSIAYLSLVFLAIGIDPLLPF, from the coding sequence ATGCAGGCGACCGTAGACACCCGTGGCGCACGACCGGCGATGACCGCTCGGCGCAAGCTCGCCGCCTACCTCGCACTCACGAAGCCGCGCGTGATCGAGTTGCTGCTCGTGGTGACGGCGCCGACGATGATCCTCGCCCAGCAGGGGCTGCCCGACCTCTGGCTGCTGGTCGCGACCCTCATCGGTGGTGCGATGAGCGCGGGCTCGGCGGGTGCGTTCAACTGCTACATCGACCGCGACATCGATCGGCTCATGAAGCGGACGCGCGGTCGCCCGCTCGTCACCGGCGAATTGAGCGACCGAGAGGCGCTCGTCTTCGCCTACGCGCTCGGCGCCGCCTCGATCGCCTGGCTGTGGCTCTTCACGAACTGGCTCGCGGCGGTGCTCTCACTCGGGGCGATCCTGCTCTACGTCGTCTTCTACAGCCTCATCCTCAAGCGCCGCACCTCGCAGAACATCGTGTGGGGCGGGGTCGCGGGCTGCATGCCCGTGCTGATCGGCTGGGCAGCGGTCACCGGGAGCCTCGACTGGGCACCGTTCATCCTCTTCCTCATCATCTTCCTGTGGACCCCGCCGCACTACTGGCCGCTGTCGATGAAGTACAAAGACGACTACGCCGCCGCGGGGGTGCCGATGCTCGCCGTGGTGCGCGGCCGAGCGCAGGTCGGCCTCCAGGTCATCCTCTACGCGTGGGCCACGGTGGCCTGCTCGCTCCTGCTCATCCCGATCGCCGGCATGGGGCTCGTGTACTCCACGGTCGCGGTCGTCACGGGCGTGTGGTTCATCTCCGAGACGCATCGTCTCTACAGCCTCGCGATCCGGCACGAGCAGGTGTCGCCGATGCGCGTGTTCCACGGCTCGATCGCCTACCTGTCGCTCGTGTTCCTCGCGATCGGGATCGACCCGCTGCTCCCATTCTGA